One Azospirillum brasilense DNA segment encodes these proteins:
- a CDS encoding TonB-dependent siderophore receptor has translation MGAGITDKGARGRRGTALLRAVLLSSAVTGLGMAGGASGSIALAAPAKSGGQVAGGQVAQASGQMGGQTAGQRFDIAPQGLVTALNAFSTVSGWEVGFPAEVARGLSSPGVSGTMSADEALRRLLSGTGVSYQMTGPGRAVLSRPQTGETVLDPVTVEGTRERATGPVMGYAARQSATATKTDTPILETPQSISVVTRDQMDAQAVRSLADVLNYTSGVTTARNGGSSSFGGDGISVRGFGGNGTTGVSFNEYLDGLRLKGSGFLTSGIDPYLFERVEVLKGPASVLFGQTSPGGLVNMVTKQPSPDARHEILLQAGNQGRKQAALDVGGDVTGDGRLSYRFAGVALDTDTQTDIAERRRLAAAPTVTIRPTDDTSLTLIGLYQRDNYDDSPLNYLPAQGTVLPNPNGTLPTKLFTGDPNFNTWDRKTMSVGYRFEHRFDERWTVRQNARYLHNDLDLKQVYASGLLPDLRTTRRTTFSARERAHDLTIDNQLQVTVDTGPLRHTMLAGVDHQRLRSDTLRGQAAAPNLDLFNPVYGLPIATPPIYQSTATRITQTGIYAQDQIKWGGLAVLLGGRKDWAETQQRNRLNQGRTSQQDDAFTGRVGALYLFDNGLAPYASYSESFEPTSGSDFFGNPFEPTTGQQYEAGLKYEPPGSGSLFTLSAFTITQQNVTTADPLHTNYNIQTGEVRSRGFEAEARVSLAAGLNAVASYTFLDAEVTKSNGADRGKRPVAVPTHSASAWGDYTVQDGPLAGLGGGLGLRYVGFTYGDPANSFKVPAHTLVDAALRYDLSYLNPQLQGIQAAINASNLFDKEYVAACSRATNCYYGLRRTVIGSLKYSW, from the coding sequence ATGGGTGCGGGGATCACGGATAAGGGTGCACGGGGGCGTCGGGGGACGGCCCTGCTGCGGGCGGTGCTGCTGTCGTCGGCGGTGACCGGATTGGGCATGGCGGGGGGCGCGTCGGGAAGCATCGCCCTGGCGGCGCCGGCGAAGAGCGGCGGGCAGGTGGCTGGCGGGCAGGTGGCCCAGGCCTCCGGTCAGATGGGAGGACAAACGGCGGGGCAGCGGTTCGACATCGCCCCGCAGGGGCTGGTCACGGCCCTCAACGCCTTCAGCACGGTCAGCGGATGGGAGGTCGGCTTCCCGGCCGAGGTGGCGCGCGGCCTGTCCTCGCCCGGCGTGTCGGGAACCATGAGCGCCGACGAGGCGCTGCGCCGCCTGCTGTCCGGCACCGGCGTGTCGTACCAGATGACCGGCCCCGGCCGCGCCGTGCTGTCGCGGCCGCAGACCGGCGAGACGGTGCTGGACCCGGTGACCGTCGAAGGCACGCGCGAGCGGGCGACCGGCCCGGTCATGGGCTACGCCGCCCGCCAGAGCGCCACCGCCACCAAGACCGACACGCCGATCCTGGAAACGCCGCAGTCGATCTCCGTCGTCACCCGCGACCAGATGGACGCCCAGGCGGTGCGGAGTCTGGCCGACGTCCTGAACTACACCTCCGGCGTCACAACCGCCCGCAACGGCGGCTCCTCCTCCTTCGGCGGCGACGGCATCTCGGTGCGCGGCTTCGGCGGCAACGGCACCACCGGCGTGTCCTTCAACGAATATCTCGACGGGCTGCGGCTGAAGGGCAGCGGCTTCCTGACCTCCGGCATCGACCCGTACCTGTTCGAGCGGGTCGAGGTGCTGAAGGGCCCGGCCTCGGTGCTGTTCGGCCAGACCAGCCCCGGCGGTCTGGTCAACATGGTGACCAAGCAGCCCTCCCCCGACGCTCGGCATGAAATCCTGCTGCAGGCCGGCAACCAGGGCCGCAAGCAGGCCGCGCTGGACGTCGGCGGCGACGTGACCGGCGACGGTCGGCTCTCCTACCGGTTCGCCGGCGTCGCGCTGGACACCGACACCCAGACCGACATCGCGGAGCGCCGCCGGCTGGCCGCCGCCCCGACCGTGACCATCCGGCCGACCGACGACACCAGCCTGACCCTGATCGGCCTCTACCAGCGCGACAATTACGACGATTCGCCGCTGAACTACCTGCCGGCCCAGGGCACCGTGCTGCCCAACCCCAACGGCACGCTGCCGACCAAGCTCTTCACGGGCGATCCCAACTTCAACACCTGGGACCGCAAGACCATGAGCGTCGGCTATCGCTTCGAACACCGGTTCGACGAGCGCTGGACGGTGCGGCAAAACGCCCGCTACCTGCACAACGACCTCGACCTCAAGCAGGTCTACGCGTCCGGCCTGCTGCCCGACCTGCGCACCACGCGGCGCACCACCTTCTCGGCCCGCGAGCGCGCCCACGACCTGACCATCGACAACCAGCTCCAGGTGACCGTCGACACCGGCCCGCTGCGCCACACCATGCTGGCCGGCGTCGACCACCAGCGGCTGAGGAGCGACACGCTGCGTGGGCAGGCGGCGGCGCCGAACCTCGACCTGTTCAACCCGGTCTACGGGCTGCCGATCGCCACCCCGCCGATCTACCAGAGCACCGCCACCCGCATCACCCAGACCGGCATCTACGCCCAGGACCAGATCAAGTGGGGCGGGCTCGCCGTCCTGCTGGGCGGGCGCAAGGACTGGGCCGAGACGCAGCAGCGCAACCGGCTGAACCAGGGGCGGACGTCGCAGCAGGACGACGCCTTCACCGGCCGCGTCGGCGCACTCTATCTGTTCGACAATGGCTTGGCGCCCTACGCCAGCTATTCGGAATCCTTCGAGCCGACCTCCGGCAGCGATTTCTTCGGCAACCCGTTCGAGCCGACCACCGGCCAGCAGTACGAGGCCGGTCTGAAATACGAGCCGCCGGGCTCCGGCAGCCTGTTCACCCTGTCGGCCTTCACCATCACCCAGCAGAACGTCACCACCGCCGACCCGCTGCACACCAACTACAACATCCAGACCGGCGAGGTCCGTTCCCGCGGCTTCGAGGCGGAGGCGCGTGTCAGCCTCGCCGCCGGACTGAACGCGGTGGCCAGCTACACCTTCCTCGACGCCGAGGTGACGAAGAGCAACGGCGCCGACCGCGGCAAGCGGCCGGTCGCCGTGCCGACCCATTCGGCCTCGGCCTGGGGCGACTACACGGTGCAGGACGGCCCGCTGGCCGGCCTGGGCGGCGGGCTCGGCCTGCGCTACGTCGGCTTCACCTACGGCGATCCGGCCAACAGCTTCAAGGTGCCGGCCCACACGCTGGTCGACGCCGCCCTGCGCTACGACCTGTCCTATCTGAACCCGCAGCTTCAGGGCATTCAGGCGGCGATCAACGCCAGCAACCTCTTCGACAAGGAGTATGTCGCGGCCTGCTCGCGGGCGACCAACTGCTACTACGGCCTGCGCCGCACCGTGATCGGCTCGCTGAAGTATTCCTGGTGA